The genomic stretch aaataatgtaaataaCGTTGAAGTTCTTGGGATAAAGTAAATGAAGTTAAAGTATATATCCAGAATACTAGTTAAACGATGGTACCCATCCTTTTATAAGTTTTAAGACTTTGAATAACTAATATTTAATATGACATTCATCCTATCTTCATAATTTACTTCTTgttttagttagttatattacGCATTGAGCTTTAATGTTAACATTTAGTTTTCCAACCTATAAGGTTAAATTGTTTGTCTTTATACTATTGTAGTTTATATATTATTagcttttgtttctctctctttgaaaaattatacttgCTCTTCTAAAAGGTACAGCAAAATTGCAATgttctcttaaattttaaaaagtttcaaTTGACGAAAACACTACTTATCCCTTTCACTTAGACCCTTCCaatagaatattttgttaaatcTGACAGAATGTAAGTAAAATGTCCATTATACCCctatcatttctctaaaaataagATTATGTCAAACGacttaaaaaaattcactatccTTGAAGACCCACGACTTGGTCATGGGTTTCCAGcatagtgttttttttaattttttatgtgatGCAGGGGtgttattttctcaatttcgtcagatttaatgaaaaattctaacggaAATGACTATGTGCAACAACTAGGTACTTTTGGGGGGATCAATTGAAACTCTTCAAAGTTTGGGAACATTGCAATTTAGGTGTAAGTTTTAGGGAGTGAgtacaatttttaaaacttttttgggATAAAGTGGGACTTTAAGATGTAAATAAACAATGCAGGAGGTGGAAAGTATTGTCCCTCCAAGATATAAGGAATTTCGGAACCATGATGGTTTTACTCCTAGGGAATTGTTTACGAAGAACCATAAGGGCTTGATGAAAGAAGGAGAGAAATGGATGAAGGGCACTGCAACTTCTTGTACAGTAGTAGGCGCTCTCATTGTTACTATTATGTTTGCTGCAGCCTTTACTGTTCCAGGTGGTAACACACAAGATACTGGCTTCCCTATATTCTTATATGAAAAAGTGTTCATGCTCTTTATAATCTCTGATGCCTTGTCGCTCTTTTCCGCCACAACTTCAGTCTTGATGTTTTTGGGAATCCTAACTTCACGCTATGCAGAAGACGATTTCCTTGAATCCTTGCCAAAAAAGATGATCATAGGCCTTTCGACTCTTTTCCTTTCCATTGCAACCATGATGATAGCTTTTTGTGCTACTCTTTTAATTATGCTACAGGGACAATCATGGATAATCATTCCTGTCATTTGTTTGGCTAGTGTACCCATCACCTTATTCGTATTGATGCAGTTTCCCCTTCTCGTTGAGCTGTTCATTTCAACTTACGGACCAGGTATCTTCGATAAGAACATGGAGCGATGGATATAACTTTATTCATTTTGATGTATAATGTAAACGTCCTCCACTAAGAATTGGCATACCAGCTGATAAATTTTCTGTTGGtttattttgcatattttgtgATTCATTCGGCTGGTTTTAGACCAATT from Corylus avellana chromosome ca1, CavTom2PMs-1.0 encodes the following:
- the LOC132171387 gene encoding ankyrin repeat-containing protein NPR4-like gives rise to the protein MKLVHIQSHELLDHMCKEVAISGNELSIKKAIFCSIARGNFEFVFRVVKAKSNLMWLRGEDSMSIFAFAILHRQAKIFSLIHGLPLKKSLGAWADDKNNMALHMTGRTEASIELNQIQGAALQMQRELQWFKEVESIVPPRYKEFRNHDGFTPRELFTKNHKGLMKEGEKWMKGTATSCTVVGALIVTIMFAAAFTVPGGNTQDTGFPIFLYEKVFMLFIISDALSLFSATTSVLMFLGILTSRYAEDDFLESLPKKMIIGLSTLFLSIATMMIAFCATLLIMLQGQSWIIIPVICLASVPITLFVLMQFPLLVELFISTYGPGIFDKNMERWI